The Megalops cyprinoides isolate fMegCyp1 chromosome 10, fMegCyp1.pri, whole genome shotgun sequence genome window below encodes:
- the pigv gene encoding palmitoyltransferase ZDHHC18-A yields MDVTTVVRFAAYTRVLTLVLQATFNAVIPDHTADAFSPPRAEEARLLDPAAETLLGGLSRWDAEHFLFIAERGYLYEHNFAFFPLLPLSLRAVAATLLQPLGGWLTVRGRLLLAVALGNSALFLLSAVALYGLGRLVLGERRLALLASLLFCLTPANVFFAAGYSEGLFATLTFGGLWLLERGCVLRACLVLALATGARANGLVNAGFLLYLPLQWGLAWARAVRKDAGVTGRCLCYTWIALRFLLTAALGTAILTLPFGVFQYYGYWTFCTPSLVPEQVSPALLDLARRKGYRVPDATQPPPPWCSRPLPLLYSYIQDVYWDVGFLRYFQLRQAPNFLLATPMAVIIAMAAWSYAAANPALCLRLGLWGKGLKQGSEKPASGFHNPRVFVYVVHATALLGFGVFCMHVQVLTRFLASSSPVLYWFSAHLLLRYEPLLQEEGLWASAEEQQRQNDTGSGIRGSPWRAPYCNPVTRLFLQWRSCSAATRWLLGYFISYWLLGLALHCNFLPWT; encoded by the exons ATGGACGTGACGACAGTGGTGCGGTTTGCGGCATACACCAGAGTCCTGACTCTAGTTTTACAG gcCACGTTTAACGCCGTGATTCCGGACCACACGGCGGATGCGTTCAGCCCCCCTCGTGCCGAGGAGGCGCGGCTCCTGGACCCCGCCGCGGAGACCCTGCTGGGGGGCCTCTCCCGCTGGGACGCTGAGCACTTCCTCTTCATCGCCGAGCGCGGCTACCTCTATGAGCACAACTTTGCCTTCTTCCCGCTGCTCCCGCTCAGCCTGCGGGCCGTGGCGGCCAccctcctccagcccctggGCGGCTGGCTGACGGTGCGCGGGCGCCTCCTGCTGGCAGTCGCCCTGGGCAACAGCGCCCTCTTCCTGCTGAGCGCTGTGGCCCTGTACGGGCTGGGGCGTCTTGTGCTCGGGGAACGACGCCTGGCCCTGCTCGCCAGCCTGCTGTTCTGCCTCACGCCCGCCAACGTGTTTTTTGCCGCCGGGTACTCGGAGGGCCTCTTCGCCACGCTGACGTTTGGGGGGCTGTGGCTGCTTGAGAGGGGGTGCGTGCTGAGGGCCTGCCTGGTCCTCGCCCTGGCGACCGGTGCCCGCGCCAACGGCCTGGTCAACGCCGGCTTCCTGCTTTACCTGCCTCTGCAGTGGGGACTCGCCTGGGCCAGGGCGGTCCGTAAGGACGCAGGTGTGACGGGCAGGTGCCTCTGCTATACCTGGATCGCCCTCCGCTTCCTGCTCACGGCTGCCCTGGGCACCGCCATCCTCACACTTCCCTTCGGTGTCTTTCAGTACTACGGGTATTGGACGTTCTGCACGCCCTCGCTGGTGCCGGAGCAGGTGTCCCCTGCGCTCCTGGACCTAGCGCGGAGAAAAGGTTACAGGGTCCCAGACGCcacccagccccctcccccctggtGCTCcaggcccctcccactcctctACTCCTACATCCAGGATGTGTACTGGGACGTGGGCTTCCTGCGCTACTTCCAGCTCAGGCAGGCCCCCAACTTCCTGTTGGCCACACCCATGGCTGTGATCATCGCCATGGCGGCGTGGAGTTACGCTGCCGCTAATCCAGCCTTGTGCCTCCGGCTGGGGCTTTGGGGCAAAGGACTAAAGCAGGGCTCCGAAAAACCAGCCTCTGGTTTCCACAACCCCAGGGTGTTTGTGTACGTGGTGCATGCCACTGCTCTCCTGGGCTTTGGGGTgttctgcatgcatgtgcag GTTCTGACCCGGTTCctggcctcctcctctcctgtgctgtACTGGTTCAGCGCTCACCTCCTTCTCCGCTACGAGCCTTTACTGCAGGAAGAGGGTCTCTGGGCTTcagcagaggagcagcagaggcagAATGACACTGGCTCGGGGATCCGCGGATCCCCGTGGAGAGCTCCGTACTGTAACCCTGTTACCCGGCTGTTTCTCCAATGGAGGAGCTGTTCTGCCGCGACGCGGTGGCTGCTGGGATACTTCATA